The segment CAGCAACCGCCTGCGCTCCCTAGTTGTTTTCCGGCCGCGGCAGACTGGGACAACCCACACGCCCATAGGCCCGCCCCCTCGGCCCATGACGCGCTGCGGGAGGCGGGGCACGCAGGCGTCGTGCCCTGCCATTGGCCCGCGCCGGCGGGGGAGCGGGGTCCGACTCGTCCGCGGCCCTGCTGTGCTGTCATTCGGCAGCGGCTAGAGGACACGGTCAAGATGGCGGTGGTTGCTGTGTTGGTGCGGAGACCCCTTGAGCAGGTAGGCAACGGCTCCCTTGCTATGACCCTGCGCGACTCCTGCCCACTCTGTTCCCCTCTGAgcgtcttctctctctccctgccagGTCTCCGGGCTGCTGAGGAGGCGGTTCCACCGGACCGCGCCGGCTGCACTGCAGGTAACTGGCCCGGACGCTAGTCGGGCCGGGAGGGGCCCCTGGTcccagggcagaggctggggtCGCATGTCACCCACGCGAGGCTTAATGGAATCAAGTGGCCGATCTGAGGGAACAAGACTTGACACTTCTTCCCTCACCtccccttaaaattttttttgtggtaaaatatataacaaaatttactattttaaactGTATATTCAGTGGCGCTAAGTGCATTTAGCATGTCGTCCGTTCACCACCAGAACTTTATCATCGTCCCAAACAGAAACTGTACTTACTGAACAGTAACTCTCCCTTAGCCCCTGGTGACCTCTAACCCCTCGgcactttctgtgatgatgaatTCATGTATTCTAGGGATggcctattggagaaggaaatggccacccactccagtattcttgcctggagaatcccagggacagaggagcctgatgggctgctgtctgtggggtcgcacagggtcggacacatctgaagcgacttagcagcagcagcagcagggatggcctataaatggaatcatttaatatttttccttataggtctgacttctttcacttaccaagttttcaaggttcatccatgtcggagcatgtgtcagaatttcattcgtttttaaggctgaatagtattccgttGTAGGCATATACCACCTTTTCTTACCCACTCACCATTGATGGACACCTAAGTTGTTTCCACCTGTTGGATTTTGAATAATGGTGCTGTGAACATTGATGTGCAATTATCTGAGTCCCcgctttcagttctttggggtatAAAATCTAGAAGTTGGAAttgttggattatatggtaattctgtgttcaAGTTTATGAGGAATTtccctcttttctcatttttgttaCTGGAGGATTCTACCAACCTTTATAGTTGAGTAATTCCTAGATCCTGAAGGCAAAGTGTTTGGCAGTGTCTGGCACTTAGTTAGTGCTCCATATGTAGTATTACTTAGGCTTCCTTGACTGTTCTCTGCCCCACAGTATACCAAATGTGGAAATAAAATTATCCAGTATACTCTCTACTTAGGAAAGCACCTGTGAACTGGTCTGGCCAGCAAGCAGATTTCTCAAGATCAGGTAGTCATTAAgaaaaaggggacttccctgctggtccagtggttaagaacccaccctgcaatgcaggggacgtgggttcaatccctgttgagGGAACCAAAATCCCACATGGGAAATGGAGCCTGTGCACCACTACTACTGAGCTTGTATGGCAACTGCCGAGTCGGTAAGCCACGATGAAAGATCCCGCGTGACACAACGGGAAGATCCTGTATgtgcaactaaaacccagtgcagccagtaaatattaaaaacagaagtgTTTAGTATTCTTTTCATTCATACATCTAATCATAGACTGGCAATGAGCAATagaaatgttactttttaaattctttgaacTTTTAAAGAGAAGCCTGTTTTACTGATGGTTTTTGTATCGTGTGCTGTGGGCAGCCTAGGTCAAGAGAGAATCTCAGTAGTATCCTAAGTAATCCTGTAGTTTATTGACTGCTTTCCCATGTCTGTGACAGGTGACAGTTCGTGAGGCCATAAATCAAGGCATGGATGAGGAGCTGGAAAGAGATGAGAAGGTATTTCTCCTTGGGGAAGAAGTTGCCCAGTACGATGGGGCATATAAggtaagtaagaaaaaaaaaaaaaaaaaccactatacAGAATTGAGGTGGTCATTTGCCCCCAGTACAATTAGAAGTAATGGGTCATTGCTTAATTATAGGTTAGTCGAGGCCTGTGGAAGAAATATGGAGATAAGAGGATCATAGATACTCCCATATCTGAGGTAAGCTTTCCATCAGGAAGCAGACCTTGGAGGGGCACGTCTGTTAAAGGATACTACTCTAATTTTTGTGGGTTTTAACTTATATTCACATTTTACTTTCTAGATGGGCTTTGCTGGAATTGCTGTAGGTGCCGCTATGGTATGTAGTCTTCTTTGTGAATCTCAACCAAAGAGTTTCTTTtaacaagaccttttaaaatcaTTGCTTGAGTGTTGGGGGGGCAAAGTAGTTATTTGCCACTctaaactgatgttttccagtctttTCAACATCTTTTCAACATTTTTGATTTGACAGGCTGGGTTACGGCCCATTTGTGAATTCATGACCTTCAATTTCTCTATGCAAGCCATCGACCAGGTCATAAACTCAGCTGCCAAGACGTACTACATGTCAGGGGGCCTTCAGTCTGTGCCCATAGTCTTCAGGGGGCCCAATGGCGCCTCAGCAGGTGTAGCTGCCCAGCACTCACAGTGTTTTGCTGCCTGGTATGGGCATTGCCCAGGCTTAAAGGTGGTCAGCCCCTGGAGTTCAGAGGATGCAAAAGGGCTTATTAAATCAGCCATTCGGGATAACAACCCAGGTCAGTAGAGGGGTGTGTCGTGCATCTCTTTTGAACATTAAAGTACTAAAATGAAATATCTGCATGGAAGGAACCATTAAAGACCATTAAAGTTAGGCATAGACATATGTTAGAGATCTCAGATGTCATAAACATAGGGGAAAAAATAGTGTTTTTCTTATCTATGACTATATGGGGGCCAATTAGGTATGAGAGAAATTTACTACACACCTATAACACTGATTTAACCCCAGAGGTAAAATCAGGATTGACCAGACTATAGATGTTTGTATCTAAGCCATCCATAAGGCTACGGGACACTATGATGCTTCCTAATCAGCACAGTGAAACATCTCACAGAATGAATAGATTGTGTTTATAGATATTCTTAGTCATGTGGTTACACtggtttaaatatttatatattgtagtggtggtgctggagaatgaATTGATGTACGGAGTACCTTTTGAACTTCCTTCAGAAGCTCAGTCAAAAGATTTTCTGATCCCTATTGGAAAAGCCAAAATAGAAAGGCAAGGTAAGTGAAATCAGTATACACTTGAACAGTACTAGCACTCTGCTCCTTCTGTTATGTTGATCAGACTCGATCTAGAAGTTACTGGCCTTTACTTTGACTAGGAAATTATAGGATGAGTTTAAACTGTGTTATGCCCTGACTGCACTGCATATTTGTGCTTTTCTAAATCCGAGCCTAGTGGATTTGTACTTCATTTCCAGGAAGGCTGTCACGTTCCTCATCTCACTGGAATGAAGTTGAGTTTAAGATTTTACAAATGAACAAGAACCACAGCTGGCTACAGAGAAGGACAGTGTGTTTGGTTTCAACCTGACCTCTGATCTGTGACAACTTTGTTTCAGGAACACACGTAACTATAGTTGCTCATTCAAGACCTGTGGGCCACTGCTTAGAAGCTGCAACAGTGCTGTCTAAAGAGGGAATTGAATGTGAGGTAAGTGGACATGCACATGTTCTTAAAGACTCAGAAAGATCCCTTTAAATTTAAAGAGACCCAGAAAGATGAGTTTGAATTCTGTAACAGGTTAATTAGATATAAAATCTTGCTTTGTCATTTAGTTCTGTCTCAACTTAACGGTGGGAACCTACTTGGTTTTTAAACACCTAGCTTTTTACCACCCTAGTGTCTGGATCTTTTTGGTATCTGTTTTATCAAGTTTAAGATCCAAACTTAGAGCTGGAGGTTGGGAGAATGGAAAACTTAGTAGTCATTGAGTCTAACCCTTTGATATCCAGGAGATACCACTTGCTGGTTATGCTTGAGCAAGTTATATATGTACTTTAATAAATCTCAGTGTCATCAgccataaaatgaggataatacatTTACTGTCCCATCAGGGTGGTTGTGGAATTATACTTGTTGTAGTGTCTGGTACTTGGTAAGCAGTCACGTGTTAGTTACTATTTTGATGAGGAGGAAGTTAAAGCCAAGGGAGGACAAGTGAGTTCTGTAAGTGAACAGAGCTGCTTGTAGTAGAGATAAAGTTTTAATTAGTTCCCCTTTTGACATAGTAAGATTTCCCTAGACTCAAAGATTGACGGGAAATgcaggtttcattcctgggtcaggaagatcctctggagtagcaaatggcaacccactccagtattcttgcctgggaaatcccacagacagaggagcctggcaggctacagtacacggggttgtcaagactcagacacaactgtgcaactgagaacacacacataaGGGAAGTGGCTTTATGGGGATAAAATGTATTTGTGAGGCAGTGGCTCTATAAAGCTATTTACTGTATTTTCTGTCTAGGTGATAAATTTGCGAACCATCAGGCCCATGGACATTGAAACAATAGAAGCCAGTGTCATGAAGACCAATCACCTTGTAACCGTGGAAGGAGGCTGGCCACAGTTCGGAGTAGGAGCTGAAATCTGTGCCAGGATCATGGAAGGTATTTCAGAGACACTGATTCCAGAAGAGTTAAGCTGTAATAAACACTGTTTATTACAGGacaaaacaagcaaaagctaGGGATGATCAAATGACTTGAAATTTTCAACTTGTCAGCTTGCTATTTTTCCTTTGGgtaattaaaaaaagcaaaaccataaACAATTCTTTGTAATTAGCATAGATTTCAGACTTCCCTTCTGGGGGCAGCCATACCTTCTGTGCTGAGGTGGTGGTGCTCAGCTGGTTTTCCTTGCCTCTCTGACTTGCACCTCCTTCCTTCTTAGGCCCCGCGTTCAATTTCCTGGATGCTCCTGCAGTTCGTGTCACTGGTGCCGATGTGCCTATGCCTTATGCAAAGATTCTAGAAGACAACTCTGTACCTCAGGTTAAGGACATCATATTTGCAATAAAGAAAACACTAAATATCTAGTTTGGACTTGAAGTTCAGGTCATTGGGATTCACTTAAGATACTTGCTGACTCTTCATCTGGATTATCCCATAAGACCTTTTAATTCATAAAGTTATCTCTGAAGcaacaacagattttttttactgGGAAGAAGTTTAAATGTGTTTGTGGTAAAACTTTCCACTCTCCTAAGTTCCATATTTTTGTGGTCTGTTACAGTACCATGTTCTTTGAATAAGATTCATGTGCAATTTTACCCTCTCACTGGAAGAACATGGTGTAAATGTGGCAGAGTCCTGATGAAAGATATATCCAAAAAAGGATAActtatatgtaaaaaataaaagcatttaatcTACATTTACTGTTAAGATTGTTTTGATAAGGAATAAAGGAATTCCTAACTATGACTAAtggtatttttatattcttgagataataaatgtggcATAGAAGTCCTAGAATTCTGTTAAGAAATTAGTGCCATCGGGAACTAAATGCTAATCTCCTAAACCTGCATCACTTACTTACAACAGGAACTTGCCCACCGACTCTTCAGATGCCTAATTCCAGTAGGTTCTCTTCAAAGTTAAACCAAGATCCATGTCAGGTGTTTTTCCCACTGCCGAAAAACATAATATTCTGCCATACACTGCTCTCCTCAGAAGTTGAGATGGAAAAGATAGATGTAAGTTAGTTACAGAAGCACATAAGTGGTACAAAAACTTCCCATTAAAATATCTAGCCAAGCTAAAACAACACATTTTCTTGACacagtttattttaataaaaaatacagcTGAACATTTATCACAGATCACATGAAACTATACACAATGACATTCTCTCTGCATAGTAACCAACACTGATGGGTATAACTTGATTTTTTTAGATGGATTACTTATAATCCTTTAAAGTGCAATTTATTTAAGGGTTTAAGCAAATCATAGGATAAAGGATCTTTCTAATAAATGAGTAATGTTAAAAAGATGGTATATTtggataaatctttaaaaatcagaacTGATTTCTATAGATGCCAAATTTACTTGTAATAATGACCCCCCACAAACCCCAAACTTGACTTAAATGCTAAGGATTAAGAAGATCCTTGAATTGGCAAGAGCTTTTCCTGATGTTAACATTTTTTTGTCTGTTCAACACGTACTAACTAAAAGGAATGAAGAGCCTAGAGTAGTTCCTGTAGCAGCCCTGAGTTCTGTAACCACAGTGGAGTTCCTGATTGAACTTGAGAGGATGTTGCGAACTTTCACCTTCTACTTGAGGGGGAAATGAAGAACTCGGTTGCttctctgactctcagcgacATCACTATGCTTTGGGCTATGGTGTTAATGTCTAAGATGTAATTAAAGGTAGCAAAAAACAGTTTTATCTAAGAAATAACCAGAAAATGCTTTAGAATAGAGAAATTATGAGAGGAACAGTTCTAGGAGCTGTctggtgggatgggagggattGTAACACCAAGGCCATTCACCTTGGTGACTGAATATTGTcatcgtttttgttttttgtccatTTCCTTCAGTTGGTGGAAATAACTGATTCTGATATGCTGCTGCCCACCAAAAGAGGGTGAACCAGATTCCAATAGTAACCAAGGAGCAAAATATTTCTTAAGGCAGCAATGCCAGCCTGACTTCATTCTATTTGAAGACTGTGTTTCTCTCTTGAAAAGCCCCTTATGTGAGCATCTGCAAAGCCA is part of the Bubalus kerabau isolate K-KA32 ecotype Philippines breed swamp buffalo chromosome 20, PCC_UOA_SB_1v2, whole genome shotgun sequence genome and harbors:
- the PDHB gene encoding pyruvate dehydrogenase E1 component subunit beta, mitochondrial, translating into MAVVAVLVRRPLEQVSGLLRRRFHRTAPAALQVTVREAINQGMDEELERDEKVFLLGEEVAQYDGAYKVSRGLWKKYGDKRIIDTPISEMGFAGIAVGAAMAGLRPICEFMTFNFSMQAIDQVINSAAKTYYMSGGLQSVPIVFRGPNGASAGVAAQHSQCFAAWYGHCPGLKVVSPWSSEDAKGLIKSAIRDNNPVVVLENELMYGVPFELPSEAQSKDFLIPIGKAKIERQGTHVTIVAHSRPVGHCLEAATVLSKEGIECEVINLRTIRPMDIETIEASVMKTNHLVTVEGGWPQFGVGAEICARIMEGPAFNFLDAPAVRVTGADVPMPYAKILEDNSVPQVKDIIFAIKKTLNI